The Buchnera aphidicola (Cavariella theobaldi) DNA window TTGAATCAATTAAATCAGTTAAAACAGTTTACGATTATTGTTGCAGATACAAGTGATATAGAATCAATATATCAATATAAACCAGACGATGCCACTACAAATCCTTCTTTAATATTGCAGGCAGTTAAAGTAGCGTCTAACAAAAATCTTATTGATAACGCAGTAGAATATGCTAAAAAGAAAGGTGGTTCATATAAACAAAAAATAGAAAATGCAAGCGATAAAATTCTAATTGATATAGGAATAAAAATTTTACAGTGTATTCCTGGTTATATCTCTAGTGAAGTAGACGCACGTTTATCTTTTAATAAAGAAAAATGTATTTTAAAAGCACAAAAATTAATTAATATGTATGAAGAACAAGGTATTTCAAGAGATAGAGTATTGATAAAATTAGCTTCAACTTGGGAGTGCATTAAAGCGGCAGAAGAATTACGAAAAGAAAATATTTTATGTAATTTAACTCTTTTATTTTCATTTGCACAAGCACGTGCTTGTGCTGAATCAAATGTCTTCTTAATATCTCCGTTTGTAGGTCGTATTTATGATTGGTATATATCTAAAAATTTAATAACATCATCTTCTTTTGAACAAGATCCAGGCGTTTTATCGGTGCGAAAAATTTTTAATTTTTATAAGCGGCATTCCTATAATACAATAATTATGGGTGCTAGTTTTCGTCATATTGATCAAGTTTTATATTTAGCAGGATGTGATCGTTTAACTATATCAGTTAATTTGTTAAGAGAGTTACAGCTTAATACTGAAATAATAGAAAGAAAACTAATACCACCTACTATCTTTGCAAAACCTCCTTCTCCATTATCTGAATCAGAATTTCGTTGGGAGCATAATCAAGATTCAATGGCAGTGCAAAAACTGTCAGAAGGTATACAATTGTTTAGTAAAGATCAATTGGCTTTAGAAAAAATACTTTCTAAAGAAATATAAATTATATTATAAATAAATATTGGGTCTTAAGGAAAATATATGTGTTCGCGCCAACAATTAGCTAATGCTATTCGTATATTAAGTATCGATGCAGTACAAAATGCAAAATCAGGACATCCTGGCATGCCAATGGGTATGGCAGATATTGCTGAAGTATTATGGAGAGAGTTTTTAAAACATAATCCACTTAATCCGAAATGGAACAATCGTGATCGTTTTATATTATCTAATGGCCATGGATCGATGTTGTTATATAGTTTATTGCATCTTACTGGATATAACTTATCAATTAAAGAAATTAAAAATTTTCGACAATTAAACTCTCAAACACCCGGCCATCCTGAAGTCGGTGAAACACCTGGTGTGGAAACAACCACCGGCCCTTTAGGGCAAGGATTAGCTAATGCTGTTGGAATGGCTATAGCTGAAAAAACTTTAGGAGCTTATTTTAATCGAAAAAATTATGACATTGTTGATCATTATACTTGGGTATTTGTAGGTGATGGCTGTCTAATGGAAGGTATTTCACATGAAGTATGCTCTTTAGCAGGTACTTTAAAATTAGGTAAATTAATTGTTTTCTATGATAATAATGGAATATCGATAGATGGTCGTATATCGAATTGGTTTACTGATGATACAGAAAAACGATTTGAATCGTACAATTGGCATGTGATTAATAATGTGAATGGGCATGATAGTGAGTCTATTAGAAAAAGCATTCAAGAAGCAAAAAATATTTTACATAAACCTTCAATTATTATTTGTAATACTATTATTGGTTTTGGATCACCTAATAAATCTGGAAGTGCAGAATCACATGGTTCTCCTCTGGGAGATGAGGAAATTACTTTAGTAAAAGAAAAATTAAAATGGAAATACTCTTCTTTTGAAGTACCTGACAAAATATATCAAAAATGGAATGCTGCTAAACAGGGAGTAAAATCTGAAAAATTATGGAATGATTTATTTGATTCGTATAAATTACAATATCCTGATTTAGCTAAAGAATATATAAGACGTATTAATAAAGCCTTGCCTATTCATTGGAATCAAAAAACAAATAATTTTATTTTTAATCTGCAAAATAATCCAAAAAAAATTGCTACCCGTAAAGCGTCTCAAAATATATTAGAACATTTTCAACCTTTATTACCTGAATTAATTGGAGGATCGGCTGATTTAGCTCCTAGTAATTTAACCTTGTGTTCGTCTTCAATGTCTATAAAAGATTGTGCATCCGGTAACTATATTCATTACGGTGTTCGTGAATTTGGTATGACTGCTATTGCTAACGGCATATCACAGCATGGAGGATTTATTCCATATACTGCAACATTTTTAATTTTTGTTGAATATGCGCGTAATGCGGTTCGTATGGCTTCACTCATGAATAGTAATCATATTTTTATTTATACTCATGACTCTATTGGATTAGGTGAAGATGGTCCTACACATCAACCTATAGAACAAATAGCTAATTTACGAATGACTCCAAATTTAGTTGTTTGGAGACCCAGTGATCAAGTGGAAACAGCAGTAGCATGGAAGATGGCAATTGAAAAAAAACTGGGCCCTACAGCACTTATTTTATCACGGCAAGATTTACAACAATTTAATAGAAATCCTCAACAATTAGAAAATATCGCTCGCGGAGCGTATATATTATATGATAGTAAAGCACCTTTAGATATTATTTTTATTTCTACTGGTTCTGAATTATCTATTACTCTAGCAGCAGCAAAACATATTTTTTCCTTGGGATATTCTGTTCGTGTAGTATCCATGCCTTCTACTAATATTTTCGATAATCAAGACATTTCATATAAAGAGGAAATATTACCATCCGATGTTATAAAAAGAATTGCTATTGAGGCTAGTATAGAAGATTTTTGGTATAAATATGTAGGTTTAAAGGGTTTAGTTATTGGAATGAAAACATTTGGTGCTTCTGCGCCTGCAGAAGATTTATTTCAAAAGTTTGGATTTACTGTGGAAAATATAATACAGAAAGCACAATTTTTATTAGATTCTTAAATCGTGTCAAGTCATATTAAGAAAATTATAGAGTTCTTTATACTCTATAATTTTTTAATATATTAAAGAATTAATCACTTTCTAGGAAAAAAAATGATTTGTCCTATTGTTAAATTAACACAAGATCTCATACGAATTCCATCTATCAGCCCTCAAGATTTAGGTTGTCAAGATATTTTAATACAACGATTACTTGCAATTGGTTTTATAGTTAAAACCATTAATATTGCTGATACAAAAAATTTTTGGGCATATCGCGGTGAAGGTACAACATTAACATTTGCAGGACATACTGATGTTGTACCTCCTGGTGATAATACAAAATGGCATACTGATCCTTTCAATCCCATAATCGATAATGGAATATTATTTGGTAGAGGAGCATCAGATATGAAAGGTGCTTTGTCTGCTATGATAGTTGCGGCTGAACGTTTTGTAATAAAGTGTCCCAATTATTCAGGACGGTTGTCTTTTTTAATTACTTCTGATGAAGAGTCTAGTGCTGTGCATGGTACAAAAAAAGTAGTTGATTATTTAATATCAAAAAGTGAAAAAATTGATTATTGTATTGTAGGAGAACCATCAAGCACTTCTATTATAGGGGATGTTATAAAAAATGGACGTAGAGGATCAATAACAGCAGATTTAACTATTCATGGAATACAAGGTCATATTGCTTATCCTGAACTTGCAGATAATCCTATACATAAAGGATTACCTATTATTTTAGAAATTTTATCTATAAAATTAGATAATGGCAATGATTATTTTCCTCCTACATCAATTAATATCCCTACGATTCATGCTGGTGAAGATTCTAGTAATGTTATTCCTGAGTCTTTATGTGTTAAATTTAATCTGCGTTTTAGCACAGAATTATCAGTTAGAGAAATTAAATTAGCATTTCATAGTATATTAGATAAAAAAAATATAAAATATTCTATTAAATGGTCTTTATCTGGCTATCCTTTTATTACTAAAAAAGGAATTTTAATTAATAAGGTAACTAAATGTATTTTAAAATTTAATCAAAATAAACCTATGTTATCTACCTCTGGTGGTACATCAGATGGTCGTTTTATATCAATCATGGGCTCTGAAATCATAGAATTAGGTCTTACAAATAGTACTATTCATAAGATTAACGAATGCGTTAAAATATCTGATTTAAAGATATTGTCTTTGATGTATCAAAATATTATGCAAAGATTACTAGTATAATTGTATTTAATATTATTTATAAATCTATAATTTTTATAAAAATATACAAAGTGCAGAATATCGCAATGATACTCTACACTTGAGATATAGAATTAATTGATATATATATTTATAATATAATAATTTTTTTATTTTTTATGGATTGCCTCTTCTTTCTATTTTAATATGATATTGGAGGAAATATACTATATTTTTTTTGATTTAGTTCTTTTTTTGTATAAGGTATATTATATTCTTTATCAGGTTCTGGAAAATTTAAATTTTTTGGTATAATTAATTTTTTTAATTTGCACTTTTTCTCTTGATACAAAAAAATATTTTTTTTTTGAAAATTATCTATATAAGAGCAAGAAGTAATAAAAAAAAATATAATGGGTAGAATTATGATTTCTTTAAAAAATACAATATTATATTTTCGATAATGAGAGATTTGCATATGTAAGAGCTTTTTCGAGTTTTAAACAGGTTGAATTAATAATTGGCGTCATAGGTAATCGCAGTGTATCATGTTTTATTAGTCCAATTTTTTTAGATACCCATTTTACTGGCATTGGATTGGGCTCTATAAATAATGCTTCATGTAATAGCATTAGTTTTTGATTAATTTTTCTAGCTTGAACAAAATCTTTTTTTAGTGCGAAAGAACACATCTGTGTCATTTCGTGAGCTGCTATATTTGCCGTAACCGATATGACACCATGACCACCTAATTGCATAAAATCTAAAGCTGTTATGTCATCTCCGCTAATTAACAAAAAATCATTTTTGACTAATATTTTAATCTTATTAATTCTGGATAAATCACCAGTAGCTTCTTTAATACCTATAATGTTTTTAAGATGAGATAAACGAGCAATTGTTTGGGGTAGTAAATCACAACCTGTACGACTTGGTACGTTATATAAAATTTGTGGTAATTCAGTGTTTTCTGAAATTGCTTTAAAATGCTGATATAATCCTTCTTGAGTAGGTCTATTATAGTAGGGTGTTACAGTTAAACAGCCTGCAATACCAGATTTTTCAAATTTTTTAGTTAGTGATATGGCTTCTGTTGTTGCGTTAGCGCCTGTGCCTGCAATAATAGGAATACGTTTATCTGCTATTTCCAATGTCATCATAACAATATTAACATGTTCTTTTTGGTTTAATGTAGCAGATTCTCCAGTCGTTCCAACAGAAACAATAGCTTTTGTTTTATTATGAACATGATAATCTATTATTTTTTTTAAACTAGATCTACAGAGTTCACCTTTTAGATCCATGGGTGTGATGAGTGCTACAATACTTCCTGTGAACATAAGTTGTCCTCCTCCATAAAAACTTTATGGTGTGTTTGACATATATTTTAAATGAAGATAAATAATTTTCTATTAATAAATAATATTTCATAACTAATTATGATTTTTTAGCATTATTAACTTTTTATTAGCAATAAAGAACGTTCAGTATGTCTTGATTTTATAAAATAATAATTAATTTCTATAAAATAATGTTTTTATTTATTTTTTTAATATTTATGATCATGAATGCGTAAAATTTATGGATGATATCATGATTACATACAATAAAAATATAATTTTATAAAATAAGACACTTATGAATATATTTATCTTATCTAAAGATAATGAGAATATAAAATTTTGTATATAATATAATTTTTTATATTTATATATTGGATAGTAATTTATTTTTTTGTATTAAAAAGATCATGGTCATTGCACTGCGCCCTAAATCTTAATAAATGATCCATTAATACAATTGCTACCATGGCTTCTGTAATCGGTACAGCTCGAATACCAACACATGGATCATGACGACCTTTTGTAATTATATCAACTGGTTCATGATTTTTATTAATTGTTTTTCCTTTTTTGCTAATACTAGATGTTGGCTTAAAAGCCACTCTTAAAATAATATTGTCACCGTTACTAATACCACCTAAAACCCCTCCTGCATTATTGGTATTAAATCCATTCGGAGTTATTTCGTCACGATATTCACTTCCTTTTTTATGAACAGATGAAAATCCATCACCAATTTCTATACCTTTTGCTGCATTAATACTCATTAATGCATGTGCTAAATCAGCATTAAGGCGATCAAATACCGGTTCTCCGAGTCCAACAGGAACGCCTTGTGCAATAATTGTGATTTCTGCTCCGGTAGAATCACCCATTTTTTTTAGATCTTTAATCATATTCTGTAAAGCAAAGATTTTTTTTGAATTAGGACAAAAAAATGGATTTTTTTCTACTTCTTCCCATGAGTGAAATTCACAATTAATGTTACCCATAGCTGACAAATATGCTTGTATAGAAATTCCATATTGTGTTTTGAGATATTTTTTTGCAATGGCACCGGCTGCAACTCGCATGGCAGTTTCTCTAGCTGAAGAGCGTCCGCCACCACGATAATCTCTTATTCCGTATTTTTTTTCATAAGTATAATCAGCATGTCCCGGTCTAAATATATCTTTGATATTCTGATAGTCTTGAGAGCGTTGATCAGTATTATGAATAATTAATCCAATACTGGTACCAGTGGTGATTCCGTTAAATATTCCAGATAATATATGTACTTTATCTGCTTCATTACGCGGTGTTGTATAACGAGATTGTCCAGGTTTTCTTCGATTTAAATCATGTTGTAAATCTTCAGGGGAAAGGTTTAATCCTGGCGGCATTCCATCTACTATACAGCCCAATGCAGAACCATGAGATTCTCCAAAAGTAGTTACACGAAAGATTTTTCCAATTGTATTTCCAGGCATTTTTATATAGCTCACATTTTTTTTTAAAAGATATTATTATTCAAAAAAAATAAAAATATTTTTTCATATATTACTATTTTATATTAAAATTTTTATTTTTTTTAAATGTCTTTTAATACATTATTTTATATGCAATGTTGAGAAACTTTTTTATTTGTTGTTTTTGTAAAAACTAAAATATATAATTAATAAAAATATTATAAGTCATAATAGAAAATATTGTACAAAAAATGTTACTGTAATTATATATATTTATCAAGAGTTTGGTAATTAATAATCATGAATAAAAAGAGGCAATGTGCCACCGAGGATAATATTTTATTTCGTCAATATTTAACTAATACACGTGAGATAGTACAGGATACCATATTTCATTCCCGCATTCATAAAGTAAAAAATACTAATTTACTAAAACGTCTGTATATTGAAGAAGATGGGCATATTCATTATTTTTCTTATACAAACAAAAAAAAATATTTATTTCAAGATAATCCAGTATCTTATGTACGCAGTAGACATTCACATAAAATTTTAAAAAATTTAAAAAAAGAAAAATATAATCCAGATATTTTTATTGATTTACATGGATTAACGCAATATCAGGCGCAAAAAGAATTAGGTCGATTAATTACCATTTGCCGTAAAGAAAAAATTTTTTGTGCTCATATTATGCATGGATATGGTAAATGTATTTTAAAGCAACAAATACCTTTTTGGTTATCTCAACATCCTGATATTATAGCTTTTCATCAAGCTCCAAAAATGTTTGGTAGTGATGCCGCTATTATAGTGATTATTGAAATTTGATCTTTTTATAACTGTATAAATTCACATTATTAAATATTTTATAAATGGTTTTAAAAAGAAACAATTGGTTTTAGAGATATATTATATATTTTTAAAATCATATTATTTTTGATAAAAAATAAAATTTATATATTACATATATAAAATATTTTTTAAGGAATTATAAAAGCAATGAATAACAATCGTGTACGTATAGCTATGCAAAAAACTGGTCGTTTGAGTAATGATTCAATCAAATTGCTAACTAAATGTGGAATAAAAATCAACTTAAAACAGCAAAAATTGATAGTATTTGCTGAAAATATGCCATTGGACGTTATGTTAGTCCGTGACGATGATATTCCTGGATTAGTTATGGATGGAGTAGTGGATTTAGGTATTGTAGGTGCTAATGTTTTAGAAGAAGTATTATTATGTCGAGAAGCTCAGAGATTAGAAAGCTCTTATATTGTATTAAAACGTTTAGATTTTGGAATTTGTCGATTATCGATTGCAGTTCCTATAAACTCTCAATATTTAGATATAAATTGTTTAAAAAATAATAGAATTGCCACTTCTTATCCTCATTTATTAAAAAAATATCTTGATAAAAAAAATATTATTTTTAAAACCTGTTTGTTAAATGGATCAGTTGAAGTCGCTCCGCGAGCAGGTTTATCCGATGTTATTTGTGATTTAGTTTCTACTGGCGCGACATTAGAATCTAATAGCTTACGTGAAGTACAAGTAATTTTTCATTCTAATGCATGTTTAATTTCTAAAAGCGGATATATTAATTCTTCAAAAAAAGAAGTGATTAGCAAATTAATGACAAGAATACAAGGAGTTATAAAAGCTCGAGAATCCAAATATATTATGTTACATGCTCCAGTAAAAAAATTAGAAGAGGTTATTTCTTTATTGCATGGAGCTGAACGACCAACCATTTTGAAGTTAGCAGGTGATGATACTAGAGTGGCTATGCATATGGTAAGCAGTGAAACATTATTTTGGGAGACAATGGAAGAACTAAAAAATCTAGGGGCTAGTTCGATTTTAGTTTTGCCAATTGAAAAAATGATGGAGTAGAGATGTGATGCAAGATATAAAAAAAATCTTTTACTGGAATACACTCAGTGCACATGAAAGAAAAAAAATTTTATTAAGGCCAATAGTAACACGTAAAAATATAATCACAAAAGAAGTAAAAAAAATTATTGAAAATATATGCAAGTATGGTGATAAAGCAATTCATGAATACACGATTTTATTTGATAATTATACACTAGATGAATTTCAGATTTCTGACAAAAAAATTGACTTATCTTTAGGAAACATCAATAGAGATTTAAAGAAATCTATTTTAATTGCAAAAAAAAATATTGAATGTTTTCATCAAGCTCAAATTATGCCTACAATAGATATTGAAACTCAATCTGGAGTGCGTTGTCAGCAAATTAGTATACCATTAAATTCTGTTGGTATTTACATACCCAGTGGTACTGCACCTTTATTTTCTACTGTATTAATGTTGGCAATACCTGCTAATATCGCAAAATGTAAAGAAGTTATTCTTTGCTCTCCACCTCCAATAAGCGATGAAATATTATATGTTGCATCTTTATGTGGAATTAATAAAATTTTTCAAATTGGCGGCGCCCAAGCGATTGCTGCTCTTGCTTTTGGTACTGAAACAATTCCTAAAGTTGATAAGATTTTTGGTCCTGGTAACGTATATGTGACAGAAGCAAAATTTCAAGTAAGTACTACTTTAAATGGACCTGCAATAGATATGTTAGCAGGGCCTTCAGAACTTTTGATTATTGCCGATACAAAATCTAATCCTGATTTTATTGCTGCTGATTTATTATCACAAGCTGAACATGATATTTCTTCTCAGGTTATTTTAATTACTCCCGATGTAGAAATAGCGAAAAAAGTTATTTTTTCTCTTAACAAACAATCAAAAAAATTATCTAGATTAAATATCATTAATCATTCTTTAAAAAATAGTAAAATTATTATTGCTAGGGATATATTACAATGTATTGAAATATCTAATTTGTACGCGCCTGAACATTTGATTATTCAAATTGAAAATCCTAGAAGTATATTAGATAAAATCTCTAATGCTAGTTCTGTTTTTCTTGGTCCCTGGTCTCCTGAATCAGCCGGTGATTATGCATCAGGCACTAATCATGTTTTACCAACATATGGTAAATCTATTACTAATTCTGCATTAGGATTATCTGATTTTCAAAAGCGTATATTAGTTCAAGAATTAACATATTCTGGTTTTATGACATTAGCTTCTTCTCTTGTTATTTTATCTGAAGCAGAAAAATTAGAAGCACACAAGAATGCAGTAACAATTCGCATGAATATGTTAAAGGAATCAATATGACAAAAGATAATGTTATAAATTTAGTAAGAGAAAATATTAAAAATCTCATACCTTATCAATCTGCAAGGCGAATTGGTGGTCATGGTACTGTGTGTCTAAATGCTAATGAATCACCTATTCCAGTATTTTTTACGTTGAAAAAAAAAGAGTGGAATCGATATCCAGAATGTCAACCTACAGAACTCATTTCTGCTTATGCTAATTATGTGAATATAGAATATAATAATGTTTTAGTGACAAGAGGTGCTGATGAAGGTATTGAGCTTTTAATTAAAGCTTTTTGTGAACCGAGAAAGGATGTCATCGTTTATTGCCCTCCAACATATGATATGTATCAAATTACTGCAAATATATTTGATGTTTTAGCTCGAAAAATTCCTACTAAAAAAAATATTTGGCAACTAGATTTAATAAATATTCAATTAAATTTACACTCAGTAAAAATTATATATATATGTAATCCTAACAATCCAACAGGCACTATAATATTACAAAATGATATCATAAAATTGTTAAATATAACTGCAGGAAAAGCTTTAATTGTAGTAGATGAAGCTTATATTGAATTTTCTTTGAAAGATAGTATGATTACTTATTTAAAAAAATATTCTCACTTAGTTATTTTGCGAACTCTCTCTAAAGCATTTTCTTTAGCTGCTATTAGATGTGGTTTTATTTTAGCTAATAAAGAAGTTATTAATATTTTGAATAAAGTGATTAGTCCATATCCTATCTCAATACCAGTTACTGATATTGCATGTCAATCACTGGAGAGTAAATCGATTGAATTAATGAAGAAGAGAGTATTATCAAATGATCTTAATCGTATATGGTTTATGGAAGAGTTAAAGACGTTACCTTGTACAGAGAAAATTTTTGATAGCAGTGCTAATTATGTATTAGTACAGTTTAAAATGTGTGAAAAAATTTTTAAAGAATTATGGAGTAAAGGGATTATCTTAAGAAATCAAAATAAAAAAATGTATTTAAAAAATTGTATACGAATTTCTATTGGCACGCGCACTGAATGTATTTATGTAATAGATGAACTTAAACGTTTTTGTTTAAAAAACAATATTATGAGGAATAAGTGAAAGATAAAATTTTATTTATTGATCGCGATGGGACATTGATTGATGAACCTGTAAGTAATTTTCAGGTAGATAATATAAAAAAATTAATATTTAAAAAACATGTTATCTCCTCATTATCTAAATTAATTCAATTCGAATACAAGTTAGTCATGGTGACAAACCAAGATGGTTTGGGTACTTCCACTTTTCCTATAGAAAAATTTAATACGCCCCATTTTTTTATGCTGGATATATTTTATTCGGAAGGTATTACATTTGATGATATTCTTATTTGTCCTCATTTTTTACGTGATCAATGTGAGTGTAGAAAACCTAAAATTAAATTATTACAACCATGGTTAATCGATAATTTAATTGACCGAAATCGTAGTTATGTTATTGGTGATAGAGATACAGATATGGAGTTAGCTAAAAATATAAATGTGATGGGGATTCAATATCAAGAAGATAAGTGTACTTGGACTGATATTTTGAAAATTATTTTAACCAGAAATAGATATAGCGAAATAGTTAGAAAAACACAAGAAACAAAAATATATGTACAAGTCAGTTTAGATTTACCAGAAAAAAGCTCTATTAGCACTGGTATCAAATTTTTTGATCATATGTTAGAACAATTATCATTACACAGCGGGATTTATATAAAAATTTTAGCCAAAGGTGATCTTAATGTGGATGATCATCATACAGTAGAAGATACAGGTATAGTTTTAGGTCAAGCATTGTTAAAAGCGTTGGGACAAAAAAGAGGTTTAAGTCGTTTTGGTTTTTGTTTACCTATGGATGAAGCTCAAGCTAGTTGTATTTTAGATATATCTGGTCGTCCATATTTTAAATTTAAATCTAATTTTCTTTATCAAATGATTGGTGATTTAAATACCAATATGATTGAACATTTTTTTTATTCTCTTTCTTATTCCATGAATATTACATTACACCTATCGAGTTTGGGTCGGAATGATCATCACTCCGCCGAAAGTTTATTTAAGGTATTTGGAAGAGCTTTGCGTCAAGCAATTAAAATAGATGGGGATGTTTTACCAACCTCAAAGGGAATTTTATGATGCCTATAGTGATATTAAATACCGGATGTGCTAATTTAGCGTCAATCACTATTGCAATAAAAAAGTTAGGATATACGACTATAGTGACATGTGATCCTGCAGTAGTACATAATGCC harbors:
- the tal gene encoding transaldolase translates to MNQLNQLKQFTIIVADTSDIESIYQYKPDDATTNPSLILQAVKVASNKNLIDNAVEYAKKKGGSYKQKIENASDKILIDIGIKILQCIPGYISSEVDARLSFNKEKCILKAQKLINMYEEQGISRDRVLIKLASTWECIKAAEELRKENILCNLTLLFSFAQARACAESNVFLISPFVGRIYDWYISKNLITSSSFEQDPGVLSVRKIFNFYKRHSYNTIIMGASFRHIDQVLYLAGCDRLTISVNLLRELQLNTEIIERKLIPPTIFAKPPSPLSESEFRWEHNQDSMAVQKLSEGIQLFSKDQLALEKILSKEI
- the tkt gene encoding transketolase: MCSRQQLANAIRILSIDAVQNAKSGHPGMPMGMADIAEVLWREFLKHNPLNPKWNNRDRFILSNGHGSMLLYSLLHLTGYNLSIKEIKNFRQLNSQTPGHPEVGETPGVETTTGPLGQGLANAVGMAIAEKTLGAYFNRKNYDIVDHYTWVFVGDGCLMEGISHEVCSLAGTLKLGKLIVFYDNNGISIDGRISNWFTDDTEKRFESYNWHVINNVNGHDSESIRKSIQEAKNILHKPSIIICNTIIGFGSPNKSGSAESHGSPLGDEEITLVKEKLKWKYSSFEVPDKIYQKWNAAKQGVKSEKLWNDLFDSYKLQYPDLAKEYIRRINKALPIHWNQKTNNFIFNLQNNPKKIATRKASQNILEHFQPLLPELIGGSADLAPSNLTLCSSSMSIKDCASGNYIHYGVREFGMTAIANGISQHGGFIPYTATFLIFVEYARNAVRMASLMNSNHIFIYTHDSIGLGEDGPTHQPIEQIANLRMTPNLVVWRPSDQVETAVAWKMAIEKKLGPTALILSRQDLQQFNRNPQQLENIARGAYILYDSKAPLDIIFISTGSELSITLAAAKHIFSLGYSVRVVSMPSTNIFDNQDISYKEEILPSDVIKRIAIEASIEDFWYKYVGLKGLVIGMKTFGASAPAEDLFQKFGFTVENIIQKAQFLLDS
- the dapE gene encoding succinyl-diaminopimelate desuccinylase, which codes for MICPIVKLTQDLIRIPSISPQDLGCQDILIQRLLAIGFIVKTINIADTKNFWAYRGEGTTLTFAGHTDVVPPGDNTKWHTDPFNPIIDNGILFGRGASDMKGALSAMIVAAERFVIKCPNYSGRLSFLITSDEESSAVHGTKKVVDYLISKSEKIDYCIVGEPSSTSIIGDVIKNGRRGSITADLTIHGIQGHIAYPELADNPIHKGLPIILEILSIKLDNGNDYFPPTSINIPTIHAGEDSSNVIPESLCVKFNLRFSTELSVREIKLAFHSILDKKNIKYSIKWSLSGYPFITKKGILINKVTKCILKFNQNKPMLSTSGGTSDGRFISIMGSEIIELGLTNSTIHKINECVKISDLKILSLMYQNIMQRLLV
- the dapA gene encoding 4-hydroxy-tetrahydrodipicolinate synthase produces the protein MFTGSIVALITPMDLKGELCRSSLKKIIDYHVHNKTKAIVSVGTTGESATLNQKEHVNIVMMTLEIADKRIPIIAGTGANATTEAISLTKKFEKSGIAGCLTVTPYYNRPTQEGLYQHFKAISENTELPQILYNVPSRTGCDLLPQTIARLSHLKNIIGIKEATGDLSRINKIKILVKNDFLLISGDDITALDFMQLGGHGVISVTANIAAHEMTQMCSFALKKDFVQARKINQKLMLLHEALFIEPNPMPVKWVSKKIGLIKHDTLRLPMTPIINSTCLKLEKALTYANLSLSKI
- the aroC gene encoding chorismate synthase → MPGNTIGKIFRVTTFGESHGSALGCIVDGMPPGLNLSPEDLQHDLNRRKPGQSRYTTPRNEADKVHILSGIFNGITTGTSIGLIIHNTDQRSQDYQNIKDIFRPGHADYTYEKKYGIRDYRGGGRSSARETAMRVAAGAIAKKYLKTQYGISIQAYLSAMGNINCEFHSWEEVEKNPFFCPNSKKIFALQNMIKDLKKMGDSTGAEITIIAQGVPVGLGEPVFDRLNADLAHALMSINAAKGIEIGDGFSSVHKKGSEYRDEITPNGFNTNNAGGVLGGISNGDNIILRVAFKPTSSISKKGKTINKNHEPVDIITKGRHDPCVGIRAVPITEAMVAIVLMDHLLRFRAQCNDHDLFNTKK
- the smrB gene encoding endonuclease SmrB; this encodes MNKKRQCATEDNILFRQYLTNTREIVQDTIFHSRIHKVKNTNLLKRLYIEEDGHIHYFSYTNKKKYLFQDNPVSYVRSRHSHKILKNLKKEKYNPDIFIDLHGLTQYQAQKELGRLITICRKEKIFCAHIMHGYGKCILKQQIPFWLSQHPDIIAFHQAPKMFGSDAAIIVIIEI
- the hisG gene encoding ATP phosphoribosyltransferase; protein product: MNNNRVRIAMQKTGRLSNDSIKLLTKCGIKINLKQQKLIVFAENMPLDVMLVRDDDIPGLVMDGVVDLGIVGANVLEEVLLCREAQRLESSYIVLKRLDFGICRLSIAVPINSQYLDINCLKNNRIATSYPHLLKKYLDKKNIIFKTCLLNGSVEVAPRAGLSDVICDLVSTGATLESNSLREVQVIFHSNACLISKSGYINSSKKEVISKLMTRIQGVIKARESKYIMLHAPVKKLEEVISLLHGAERPTILKLAGDDTRVAMHMVSSETLFWETMEELKNLGASSILVLPIEKMME
- the hisD gene encoding histidinol dehydrogenase, whose translation is MQDIKKIFYWNTLSAHERKKILLRPIVTRKNIITKEVKKIIENICKYGDKAIHEYTILFDNYTLDEFQISDKKIDLSLGNINRDLKKSILIAKKNIECFHQAQIMPTIDIETQSGVRCQQISIPLNSVGIYIPSGTAPLFSTVLMLAIPANIAKCKEVILCSPPPISDEILYVASLCGINKIFQIGGAQAIAALAFGTETIPKVDKIFGPGNVYVTEAKFQVSTTLNGPAIDMLAGPSELLIIADTKSNPDFIAADLLSQAEHDISSQVILITPDVEIAKKVIFSLNKQSKKLSRLNIINHSLKNSKIIIARDILQCIEISNLYAPEHLIIQIENPRSILDKISNASSVFLGPWSPESAGDYASGTNHVLPTYGKSITNSALGLSDFQKRILVQELTYSGFMTLASSLVILSEAEKLEAHKNAVTIRMNMLKESI